ACGGCCTTTCGGCGGAACCGGTCAGCAGCCAGTTGGCTGGCAGTTGCCGGTAGCGGGTGACGGCCAGAGCCGCGCCATGAATCAGATAGATATGCAGCAGATAGAAAAATAACGGCGCCTTGCCGACGGTCAGCAACGGGCGCCGGATGGGTTCCGGCTTGAACCCCTCGAAAAACGCCAGGCCGATAAACATCAGGCCCGCCGTTGCCAGCAAATACAGCAGCGAGGGCGGGTATTTTTGGAAATTCAGGATCGAAAACAGCGTAAACAGCGCGTTTTCTTGCGGCGCCCAGGCCTGGGGATCGCCGTAGAAGTTGCCGAGGCGCAGCGATAGAAACAATCCGAGACATAAAAGGCCCAGCCGGAACAGCACGGTTTTTCTGTTCGGTTCGAGAAACACCGGCCCCAGGCAATAGCCCGCCGCCATCACGCCGATCCAGGGAATCAGCGGATAGAGCGAATCGAAGGAACGGCCGGGCCAGAATTCGAATGTGCCCGGTTCGTGCAGAAGTATCCACAGCCAACGGGGAAGGGGGCTATTGCCGGCGTGAATCCCGTCGAAGGCGTTATGGCCGGCGATCAGCAGCACCGCGAACAGCGCAATCGCCCGGCGCGGCAGAAAGACCAGCGCGGCCAGCGCCAGCATCGACCAGCCCAGCGCCCAGATCACTTGGCCGAGCGCGTAACTGTAATCCCAGTTGAACGTCCAGCCGAAACGCACCAGCGTCAATTCCAATACGATCAGCCAGAGCCCGCGGCTGGCCAGATAAGCGGAAAGCTGCGTTTGCGTCAGGTTTTTGCGGTAGGTCGACAAGAACGCGCCGGCGCCGGCCAGCAGCATGAAGGTGGGCGCGCACAGATGCGTGATCCAGCGCGTCAAAAAATAGGCGGCATCGGTCCGGCTCAGATCGACCGGATTGAACATCGCGTTCGAGAAATAATCGCGGGTATGGTCCAGCGCCATCAGAACCATCACGAGTCCGCGCATCATGTCGATCGATTCCAGGCGCTGCAGTGTAGGCTTCATTTGGAGGACCTTTCAATCAACGGAGCAAAAAGGCAAGCCTTCCGTGGCATTGAAATGCGAATTAAGCACTGCATCGGCGTTGCTCCATCAACTATGCAGAGCAAATCCCCCCTGCCCCCCTTTTTCAAAGGGGGGATGTTGCCGGCAGAATCGCTCTCTTTTCAAAGGGGGATGTCGCCAGTCTGTAGTCTGTTAGGATGGGTAGAGCGAAGCGAAACCCATCGTGGATAGCTATTATAGTACTTCTCCGATTGATGGGTTTCGCTTCGCTCTACCCATCCTACCTTGTTTCAGGCCCGGACGGGATATTGATCCCGTCCGTAACGTTTAAAGCGGGGTGGACAGGGAGGATGATTTTATGTTTGCGGAGAATTTTCAAACAGTGGGGACGGGGTTTATAACCTGTCCCGCTCAGTTGAGCATTGACCACGTCGACAACCAAATAACGTTTGACAATGCCGCTTCCCCCCCCCTTTGAAAAAGGGGGGGGATTTTAAATTAGGCTGCTCCCACAGCATGACAGCCTTTAGCTCTTAACCCGTATTGAATTTCGCCGATTATAACCCTGTTTCAAAAAAGCGTTCGCCCCGAGTTGGCGGGACGGTCAAACGAGACGTTTTGGCCGGGAGAGGGCTCGCGGCCGGATCATGCCGGTTTGACCGCGCTGACCAGCGCATTTGCGCCGTCCCGAAAATGCAGGCGCGTGTTTGCGAAACCGGTGTCGGCCATCATTTCCAGCGCCGGCTGAAGGCGCATGATGTGCTCCTCGGACTCGTCGCTGAACAGGTGGACGATCCATTGCTCCAGCAGATCGTGCCTCTTCAGTTCGGTAAACACCCGGAAATAATGCCTGACCTCTGCCTGGGTGCTTTTGAGATGTTCGGCGGCATCGTCGAGCGCGTAACGGTCGCCGTTCACGAACAGGCCACCGGGTTTCAGTACGCGCAGGATTTCTTTCAGCACGCTTTGCCGGTAGCCGTACAAAAAATTGTGCAGCGTGTACGCGCTGACGACGGCATCAACCGAGGCATCCGGCGTTGCCTGCAAATGCGACAGCGCATCGCGCTCGATCAGCCGCAGCCGTTTTGCGGCCAGTGCTGCGGCCAGGTTATGCCGCGCCTGCGCCAGCATCGCGGGCGCATTATCGACACTTTCGACAAGCGCAACCTTGCGGCTGGCCAGCAGGCAGGCGGTAGTGATGCCGGTGCCCGAACCGATTTCGAGCAGATTCAGCGAGGCCTCGGGATAAGGCGGCATCCAGCCGTCGACGTATTCGCCTACGCGGCGGCTTATTTCCGCCGCGGACGGGCAAATCACCGCCAGCATCCCGTATTCTTCGGCAAGCGGTCCCTCGAATAAAAGCTCCGCGGCGTGTTTCGGATTCATCGTATTCATACCGTATTCATTTAAGTTACAAAATGAGGGAAATTACTGGACAAGAAAGCCGTTGTCAAACGGGCGCAGGCTCATTTGGCCTGTTTTCGGCAAGTCTCTTCGGCATCTGCCCGCGGCGGAGAAAAAGCCGGAATCATTGAAGCATGCCGTGAAGGTGTGGTATACAAGGCGGCTGGCAACGTTCGGGGAGGACTATCAATGAAATGATGATGAATACGAATGCCGCGATCTCGACGAATAACGATAAATGCAAGGGAGATCGCCAAATGACTGTCGGAACGAAAGGCTGTCGAAAAACTCTCGTGTCGGTGCGCTTCGGGCGCCCTGAAAATCCTGAGGCCGAAATATAGCCGGAATCGTGAATCCGGGGAGCGGGGAAACGAGGACGGTTATTCGATAGTTTGTCTGTTCGGACGGATACTTACCCGTGTGCGGGCGTCCAAGAATAAAAAATAAATGCCCCAATCCGCTGCACATGAACGCTCTTTTGAATGAGGAAATAATTATGCAAGAATTCTTACCCGTCGTAAAAGCCACTTTGCTGGAGTGGGCGCAACTTGCGCTTGGCAACCCGTTGTTTGCCGCGGCCCTGGTACTCGCCACCGCGCTGCTGGCCTCCCTCGTCGGCATGATCAGGAGGGTGCCGCTCAAAAGAAGGGCGGCCGCCAGCGAGAAGGCGCGCGCCGAGCTGGCGGACCAGCTTTCGATGACGCAGCAACAGACCGCCGGTCTGCAGGAGCGCCTGGTGCTGCGCAATCAGCAGATTTCCGGCACGGTTCAGGCGCTGGCGGCCGGTTTCGATGTAGGCGAACAACCTGTGCCCGCGGTCAGCGAAGATCTGGTGTCCGAGGATTTGTGGCAGCAGCATGAGAGGATTGTTACCCAATTGGCGGACTCTTTGCGCGTTGAGCGGCAGGCCAAAGCCGAGCTGCAGCAATCTTATCAAACCGAGAAGGAGCGTCGCGCCGAAAAAGAGGCGATCATCGACAATCTGCAGAATACGCTGGCCGAGAAAACGCTTCAAATCACCGGCCTGGAACGGCAGGTCGCCGAAATTCTCGAAAAACATAGCGCCCAATCGGCGCGGCTCACGGAACTCGAACGGCAGCGCCTGGAGTGGGACGATACGGAAAAACAACGGCAGCAAATGGCGGAAAAGCTGGCGGCGATGGAGGCCGAACTGGGCCGGCTGCAAAAAGCGGTAGAAACCCGTCAGGGAGCCGAACCGGCTCCGGCGCCAATTCATCCTGAGCCGGTTGCGGAAGCCGAGCAGGTTCTGCCGGAAATTCATCCCGAACCGGTTCGGGCGGCTGCGTCGTCACTGGTTGAAGCGATCATTCCCCAGGCGCCTGCGGAGCTTGTGGCATTTACCCCGGCTTCCCTGCCTGCGGCAGCCGAAGCCGCCGTGATCCCGGCTCCGGCGGCGATCGAGCAGGCGGCAGGGGCGCCGGATCAGCCGCAAGCGATCGTGCTGCCGGATTGGGATTACCAACCGGAAATAGCCGTCCCGACAAAAGCGGAAGCGCAATCCGCGTCCAAGGGGCAGGCAGCCGGTTTTGCCGGCAAATTGAAGGGCCTGTTCGGCAAGTCTCAACCGGAATCCAAACCGGAATCCGGCGCGCCCGTCGAGAGAGCCGAGGCAACCCGTTATTCCGCGGCGGAAATTCCGCCCGAAACGCGGCCCGAGCCGCAGCCGCAACCTTCGGCCGGCTCCGTGCAGGACCCGTTGGGTAAAATGAAGGGCCTGTTGGGATTGTCCAGGCAAAAAGCCGCCGAGGCGAAAGCGGAGCCTGTCGAATCCCGTGCGGCTGAACCCGCTGCGCCCGCCTCCCCGGATGCCGTTGAGTCAGATTCCGCGAAAAGCCAAATGAAAAAAATTAAAAACCTGTTCGGAATGGCCAAAGGATAAGGGTAATGGAACCGGCCTTCACTTTTTCGAGCAAGTCGATCTGCAGGGCGGGCTTTATCCGCAGCAAACCGCATTGAACGATGTCGACGCCGCTCACCGCCTCCGACCATAGCCGGGACCGCGCCGGCCTGACCTATATCTACCCGGTTTTGTCCCGGCGCGCCGGCGGCATATCGATCGGCGTCAATTTCAATACGAACAATGCCTGCAACTGGCAGTGCATTTATTGCCAGGTGCCGGATTTGGCGATCGGCGCCGCGCCGGAACTCGATTTCGGGCTGCTCGAAGCCGAACTACGCGGTTTTCTGGAACAGGTCCGGTCCGGGGCGTTTTTCCGCCGCTTTCAGGTTCCGGAGGATCGGCGGACGATCAAGGATATCGCCCTTTCGGGAAACGGCGAGCCGACCAGCGTGCTGCGGTTTGCCGAGGCGATTGAACTGATCGGCGGTATTGCAACCGAAGCCGGGCTGTTCCCCGCCAGCCGGTATGTGTTGATCACCAACGGCAGCCTGGTGCATCGGCCCAAGGTCCGGGAAGGCCTGAAAGCGCTGAGCCGGTTCGGCGGCGAAGTCTGGTTCAAGCTCGATAGTGCGACGCCGGCGGGCAGACGACTGATCAACAAGGCCGGGCAAGGTGTCGAAGCGAGCCTGAACAACCTGGTTTTGGCGTCCGGCTGCTGCCGGACCAAAGTGCAGATCTGCCTGGTGGACATCGACCGGCAGGGATTTGCGGAGCAGGAAAGAACCGCGCTGCTGGAGGCGCTGCAGGCCGTCAAAGAACGCAGCGGAGTACGCGAGATTCTGCTCTATACGATAGCCAGGCCCTCCCTGCAGCCCGAAGCGGGGCGCCTTGGCCGAATGCCGGAGCCGGTCATGCGGGCGTTTGCGGAGGCGCTGCGGGCGTTGGGTTTCGAGGTTTCGATCAGTCTCTAGGTCTTTGCCTCGGACGCGAGTAATCGCTCCACATCTTTTGTCGCCAGCGGTTCGGCAAAGTGATAGCCTTGTCCGCACCGGCATCCCCAGGATAGAAGCCGCTCGGCCTGTTCGGCGGTTTCGATGCCTTCGGCGGCGACTTTCTTGCCCAATTCGCCTGCCAGTGACAGAATCGACCGCACGATCGCACTTTTGCGGTCGGAAGTGCCGCTAACCGAGCGGACCGCGCTGCGATCGATTTTGATCGTGTGAATCGACGGATGCTGGAGCAGATTCAGGGAGGCTTTACCCCCGGCGTCGAAATCGTCGAGATGCAACTGCACGCCGAGTTCGTCAAGTTCGGCCAGGATATGGGACGAAACGAGGGGGTCGGCGGCGGCGACTTCTTCCGGAATTTCCAGGCACAAATAGCGCGCGTCCAGGCCGGATGCCGCCAATGCCTGGGTCAGCTGGTTCCGTAAACTCGGGTGCAGAAATTGCGTTTGCGATAAATTGACCGCGACCGACAGGGCGGCATTCGCAGGCGACAATTGCTGCCAGGCCCGAAGCTGCCGGCAGGATTCGTGCAGCATCCAGGCGCTGATTTTGACCAGAATGCCGATTTTTTCCGCCAGCGCCCAAAAATCGGCGGGCGCCAAAAGGCCATGCTCGGAATACTGCCAATGCAGCAACGCCTCGAAGCCGGAGAGGGTTCCGCTGGCGAGTTCTACGATCGGTTGGTAATGAATACGGAATTCGTTGCGTTCGATAGCCAGGTTCAAGTCGGCTTCCAGTTGCAGCAGCCGTATGGCGTAATTATTCTGAACGGTATTGAACACCCTCAGTCGCCGGTCTCCTTGGGTTTTTGCCTGACGCAGCGCAAAAACAGCGTCGTGCAATATGTCTTCGGTCCGCTGGTAGCGCGGTTCGCTCAGGACGATCCCGATGCTGGCCGAGATGAAAGCTTCCTGCCCTTCGATAATGACCGCTTCGGCTATTTTGTCCAGAATGCGTTGGGCGATACGGACCACGTCCAGCAGATCATTGATATGGGTGAGTAGAACCATAAATTCATCGCCGCCGACCCGTGCGAGGGTGTCCGCGCCGCGCAGGTTTTCTCTCAGACGTTGGGCGACGGCGCTCAATACCATGTCGCCGAAGACATCCCCGTAGCTGTCGATGATGTGCCTGAAACGGTCCAGGTCGATGACGAGCAGCGCAAAAGCATAATCGGGATAGCGCTTGGCATGTTCGAAAGCCTGGCTCAGCCGGTCGGTCAGCAAGATTTCATTGGGCAGGCCGGTCAGTACGTCATGCACGGCAAAATGGCGTAATTTTTCCTCTACGTATTTGCGGGCGGTCAGTTCGCGAAAAACGATCACTATCCCGGCCACATTGCCGCTTTTATCGCGTATCGGCGCCGCGCTTTTGTCGACGGGAATCTCCATGCCTTCCCGGTTGATCAGCGCGGTGTCGGGCGACAGATCGATGATTAGGCCGTTTTCCAGCACGCGTTCCACCAGATTGGTGATCGGAATTCCCGTCGTCTGGTAAACCAGCCGCAGCACTTCGCCGAAAGGCCGGCCGAGCGCCTCGGGTTGCGGCCAGCCGGTCAGCACTTCCGCCATTCGGTTCATAAAGGTAATGGAGCCGTCGAGGCGGGTCGCAATGACGCCGTCGCCCAGGCTTTCGAGCGTCGTGCCCAGCCAGCGTTCCATCTGCCTGAGCTTGGTTTCGGCGCTGTGTCGGTACAGGGCGATATCGATGGCGATCTGCAGTTCGCGTTCTTCGAAAGGTTTCAGTACATAGCCGTAAGGCTCGGTGATTTTCGCGCGGTTCAGCGTGGCTTCGTCCGAGTGGGCGGTCAGAAACACGACCGGCAGGGCGTGCTGCTTGCGGATTTCGTCGGCCGCGGCGATGCCGTCCATCGCCCCGCTCAAGTGGATGTCCATCAGCACCAGATCGGGCTGCAGCGTGCCGATGCGTTCCAGGGCGGATTCGGCCGATGTGACGAACTCCGGCACATCGTAGCCCATTCGGATCAGTGTCCGTTGAATATCCAGAGCGATGATGACTTCATCCTCGACTACCAGCATGCGCGCTTTAAGCATGGTTACCTTTTTTCTTGGGGATGGAAATGGAAAATACGGTTTCCGGCCGGCGCCGAACCGTCAACTGTCCATTTAACTGCAATACGAAAGATTGCACCAGATGTAAGCCCATGGATAACGGTTTTGTAATTTCCACGTCGTCCGGAATGCCTCGGCCATTATCGCCGACCTCCAGTATCAGCCTGTCCGGCTTGTCGTTCGCCAGTTTGATCCACAGTGCCCCGGAAGGATTGGCGGGCGGTGGTGTAAAGGCGTACTTGAAGCTGTTCGAGACCAATTCGCTGATGATCAATCCAATCGGTACGGTCTGCTCGACATCGAGCTCGACATCGGCGATTTGTATTTTGAGCTGGATCGACGAGGCGGCTTGGCCGTATGAGCGGCGGAGCGAGTTGACCAGGCTGGTGATGTATTCGGCCATTTTGATCCGGGCCAGACTGCGGGATTGGTATAAATGCTCGTGTGCCAGCGCCATGGAATGGACCCGCTGCTGGCTGTCCAGGAACGCGCAGCGGGCGGCCGGATCGGTGAGGGAAGCGGCCTGGAGGCGAAGCAGGCTGGCGATCACTTGTAGATTATTTTTGACCCGGTGGTGAATTTCTTTCAGCAGTACTTCTTTTTCCCGCAGGGAGGCGACTGCCCGGGATTCGGCAAGCTGACGTTCGGCCAGTTCGTTTTTGATGCGGGCATTGATGGTTTCGAGTTCCCGGGTGCGGAGTTTTACCTGCCGTTCGAGCATCTGGTTCAGCTCCTGCATTTTTTCTTCCGCGCGCTTTCTTTCGGTAATGTCCTGCATTGCGCCGATCATTCGGCAGGGTTTGCCCCGGTTGTCTCGGAGCACGAATCCACGGTCGAGCACGCAGGCATAATGGCCGTCGCTTCGCAGGAAACGATATTCGTACTCCCAGTGGTCGACGGCGGGATTGTCAAGCACCACGCGCACACTCGCCGCAACGCGCTGCTGATCGTCGGGGTGTACTCGTTCGAGTCCCCAGCGGGCCGTCTGCGGTGCATCGACCGCATCCCGCCAGCCGAAGACGTCCATGCTCGCCTCGCTCCAGCGTTGCAAGTCGTGCATGATGTCCCAGTCCCAAATGACATCGCGGGTAGCCTTCCAGGCCAGCCGCAAGCGTTCTTCGCTTTCGCGCAAGGCCTCCTCGGCCTGCTTCCAGTCGTGAATGTCGGTGTTGCTGCCGACCCATTTGATGACCTGGCCGTTATCGCTCAAAAGCGGCGTCGCCCGGACATTGGTCCATCGCCAGCCGTCGTTTCGGGATTTTATCCGGAATTCTGCGTTGATGTCGTGCCGGGTAGCGACCGCTTCGTGCCATTGCCGTGCGGCGTAATCCCTATCTTCCGGATGGACGGCATCGAGCCAGCCGTAACCGATCCATTCCTCGAAGGTCTGGCCCGTATAGGCGCGCCAGGACGGGCTGTCCACTGCCACAACGCCATCCGCTCCGGCTTCCCAGACGGCCTGGGCATAAGATTCGACCAGCTTGCGAAAGCGCTCTTCGCTTTCGCGGAGGGCTTCCTGAGCCAGTTTGAAAGGCGTTGTCTCGCGCAGAGACAAGACCAGGCCGGTTACCGATTCATCCAGGTCCGTAGCCGGCACCAGGCTCCAATCCCAATAAGTGGTCCCGCGCTCCGGCTGATCGGGAAATACGAACGGTTTGTCCTTGTAAAACACCGCTTTGCCGGTATCCCGCACCTGGCGGAAGATCGTCTCGTTTTCCGGATCCGGGTACAGGTCGAAATGGTTTTTTCCGAGCAGTTCTTCGGGCTTCATTCCGCAAGTATCGGCATAGGATGCATTGACCCAAATGAAGTGGAACCGGGGATCGAGATAGACCAGCATCACGTCGGTGGCCTGCATGATGCTGAGCAGCAGGATTTGTTGCTGTTCCAGGGCTTCTTCGGTCAGTTTGCGCCGATGAATGTTGCGGCCGACGGTCGCCCAGCCGGAAATCCGGCCTTTTTCGTCGCGGAGGTTGAAGACGTTGCAAAGCATCCAGATCGCCTTGCCGGTTTGAAAGTGCCGGAAGCGTATTTCCACTTCGGCGTTTCCCTCCCGCATGACGCGGGGAAAGAACTCGTCGCTGACGTGAGCCCGGTCTTCGGGGAAATAATAGTCCTGTACCCGCACGCTGCACGCTGCGGTCAAATCTTCAAGGCCCATCATCCGCATTCCGGCAGGATTTACATAGAAAGGCTTGAAGTTCCGGTCGCACATGCCGATGAATTCGGTGCTGCCTTCGGCAAGTGCGACAAAACGATCGCGCTCCGCTTCGGCAAGTTTGCGTCTTGTCACGTCGACCAGTGTGACCAATAGCATATTGCCTTCGCGGGTGACGAGCGAACTGCCGTCGACCTGGGCCGTAAATTGGGTTCCGTCCCGTCTTAATCCGATCATTTCGCTGCCTATGCCTTTTATCTTGAACAGGAGCTTTACGGTGAACGGCTCCCGGTAGGCATAGGGATGATCCTGCGCCGGATCTTTCAACAACGTTTCGAGCGCGCGGCCCTGCAGTTGTCCCGGCTGGTAGCCGAACAGGGCTTCGGACTGCCGATTCGCGAGCCTGACCTTTCCTTCGAGATCGGCCATCAGCAGCCCGTTCGGAGACGCCTGGAAGAGCAGACGGAAACGTTCTTCGCCTTCCTGCAAAGCGGCGAAGCCGGTCTCGCGTTCGGAGTCGGCCTTGTTCAGCAACTTTGCCGCCAGGTAGATCATCCCGCTGAACGCCACGATATGAAAAGTAATGAAAAGCGCCCAGCCGAAATCGGCGCTGTATAATCCCGAATGCTGGCCTTTCAGTTGGATCAGGCCGATCGCAAACGGCAGCAAAACAGCAGCCGGCAGGAGATTTCGCGCCATGACGCTGCCGGCGAACGGACTGATCAGCCAGGTCAGGTAGCGCTTGGGGCGCGCGCTGAGAATTCCGATGCCCAGTCCGAACAGGGATACGGCCGCATGAAGCGGAATCGACACATACGGCCGGGTTTGATAGAGAGCGGACACCTCGTAGCAGGCATGCCCTACCAGCGCAAGAAGCGCAAACAACAGAATTTGCAACGCTAAAAATGGTGCGATCCAGCCGGCTTCCGCATCCAGCGCGACCAAGGCCATGCCGGCTAAAAAAAGACAATAGGCGGCGCTTGGAGAGGGGCTGCCGGAATGCGGCGCACTTTTCTCCGCGACCGTGTCCGGAAACAGCCATTGGTCCGGGCTGACGTCTCCGAGATATTCCAGCAGGACCAGTCCGCCGAGCACTGCAACTATAGCGGAAAAGATTTGTCCGAGCATTTGCCGGTTCGGGTTCCGGCCGGTTCGGTGCAGCAGCCGGAGCGCCGTACCGGAAAGCAGCAGTCCGGCCGCGACCACCGGCTGTATGGCCGCAGGGTTCGGCCAAATGCCTTTTAGCTCGGCGATGCCGAAAATCCAGCCCGTGATCGCCAGCAGGCTGACCAGTATGACGAACAGGGCCATCCCGTCAGTCAGTCGAGCGGCCGCCGGGGCGAAAGGAAAGACAAAGCGGCTAGAGCAATTCTGCATGATCTTCTCGGGCGACCGGGCGACTCACAAGATTAACCGAAAGTGGCCGCAGCCAACCCTGTTAGCCTTGTACGGTCGGGGGATAGCGGTTATCCGGATTGCAAGCCGGCAGTGCACAGGAGGAGGCGGGCTTCGAATGAGGCAGGTTTCCTGTTGCAGTAATGAAATAGATGCGCGCATTTATCAAGGAGATCGGTTTTTATCAGGGCTTAATTCGGCGGCGGTCAATAAAATGCTTGGACTGAGTAATCCGGGTTTCTATCCCGTCGACCTTATTACTTTCGTCAGTCGAGGATAGCTTTTTATTTCCGGCCCTGTACGCTCAAGCGCTTTAACCGAAGCCGCGGCCGCACTTTCGGCGATTCGCCGTGGAGAATATAACTGGCTAACCTTGCCAATATCGGTTAAAATTGCTAGTTGATTTTATGTGCGAATGTGGCGGAACTGGTAGACGCGCTGGATTTAGGTTCCAGTGGTAACCCCGTGAGAGTTCGAGTCTCTCCATTCGCACCATATTTATATTCCTATAAAGAAGCAGCCGATTCAGGTTGACTTTTCTGTTCCTAAGCCCGCAAGGCGCTCTTAAAAATTACGTATTCCAAACAATTTGAGGTAAAGAAATGCAGGTCTCTGTCGAAAAGACATCAGAATTAAGCAGAAAAATGGTTGTAAGCGTGCCTGAAGAGGTCGTTCAGCAGAAAGTCGCAGAGCGCTTAAAGTCATTATCGAAAAATGTGAAGATTGATGGTTTTCGGCCCGGCAAGGCGCCACAGCAAGTGATCAACAAACTGTACGGCGAGCGCGTGCGCGGCGAGGTGACCGGCGACCTGATCCAGAGCACTTATTTTGAAGCCCTGGCCAAAGAGCAGCTGAGACCGGCCGGCTATCCCAACATTCATTCCGCCGACCAGAGCGAAGGCTTCAAATACACCGCCGAATTCGAAGTGTATCCCGAGATTTCGCTGGACGGTGTCAATGGCATGGAAATCAAGCGTCCCGTTGCCGAAGTGACCGAAAGCGATATCGACGCGATGATCGAAAAATTGCGGCTGCGGAATAAGACTTGGCAAACCGCCGAGCGTGCCTCACAGGCGCAGGATCGCATCACGATCACGTTTTCCGGCAGCGTCGACGGCGAAAACTTTACCGACGGCAAGGTTGAAAATTATCCGGTCGAAATCGGTGCCGGGCAAATGATTCCAGGCTTCGAAGACAACCTGATCGGCCTGGCGGCGGCCGAGCAAAAAATCTTTACCACGGCTTTTCCGGAAAACTACGGCAAGGAGTCTCTGGCCGGCAAAGCGGCCGAATTCGAAGTCGAAGTGATTAAAGTCGAAGAATCCGTACTGCCTGAGGTTGATGCTGAATTCATTAAAAAGCACGGGATCGAGGACGGCGACATGGCCGCTTTCCGCGAGGATATCCGCAATACGATGGAGCGCCAGTTGACGCAAGCCTTGGCGGCCCGCCTGAAAAACGCGGTGATGGACGCGCTGTACGGCGCGGTTCAGGTCACGGTTCCGAATGCGCTGATCGACGGCGAAATCGAAAATCTGATGGCGCCTTACAAGGAAAACGCGAAGAAAAGAAAGGTCAAGTTGGAAGAGTTGGATTTGCCGAGAGATTTGTTCGAAGAGCAGGCCCGCCGCCGCGTCGCCTTGGGCCTGATTCTGTCCGATGTGATCGACAAGGGCGAAATCAAGCTGGATGACACCCGCGTCCGCAACACCGTCGAAGAGATGGCGCAAAACTATGAGCAACCGCAGGATGTCATCAA
The genomic region above belongs to Methylomicrobium agile and contains:
- the tig gene encoding trigger factor → MQVSVEKTSELSRKMVVSVPEEVVQQKVAERLKSLSKNVKIDGFRPGKAPQQVINKLYGERVRGEVTGDLIQSTYFEALAKEQLRPAGYPNIHSADQSEGFKYTAEFEVYPEISLDGVNGMEIKRPVAEVTESDIDAMIEKLRLRNKTWQTAERASQAQDRITITFSGSVDGENFTDGKVENYPVEIGAGQMIPGFEDNLIGLAAAEQKIFTTAFPENYGKESLAGKAAEFEVEVIKVEESVLPEVDAEFIKKHGIEDGDMAAFREDIRNTMERQLTQALAARLKNAVMDALYGAVQVTVPNALIDGEIENLMAPYKENAKKRKVKLEELDLPRDLFEEQARRRVALGLILSDVIDKGEIKLDDTRVRNTVEEMAQNYEQPQDVINWYYADEKRLDEIKNMVLEDQAVDWLVAKAKVQDENLSFYDLMDNQTR